A single window of Solidesulfovibrio fructosivorans JJ] DNA harbors:
- the larE gene encoding ATP-dependent sacrificial sulfur transferase LarE — MAAQNAYDRLLAVIRPCKTALVAFSGGVDSLLVLRAALDALSPEAVPAVTLRTPYTPPHDVAAATRAARNMGARHEILDIPFPEALRDNPPERCYTCKRLLFGRLVDSAAASGLGNVFDGTNADDLDDHRPGMRAVKELGIVSPLLAAGLAKADIRRLSRELGLPGWDRPAGACLLTRIPHGVSVTEAELTRIAGGEEFLRGIGFPEARLRSHGELARIEVAPDHVAALVAASATHDVDDKLKRLGYRHVTVDLSGYRMGSLNEQPNQDPKMS, encoded by the coding sequence GTGGCGGCGCAAAACGCCTACGACCGGCTGCTGGCGGTCATCCGCCCCTGCAAAACGGCACTCGTCGCCTTTTCCGGGGGCGTGGACAGCCTGCTGGTCCTGCGGGCGGCCCTGGACGCGCTGTCCCCGGAGGCGGTCCCGGCCGTGACCCTGCGCACGCCCTACACCCCTCCCCACGATGTCGCGGCCGCGACCCGGGCGGCCCGGAACATGGGCGCGCGCCACGAAATCCTGGACATCCCCTTTCCCGAGGCGCTGCGCGACAACCCGCCCGAGCGGTGCTACACTTGCAAACGGCTGCTCTTCGGCCGCCTTGTGGACAGCGCCGCCGCGTCGGGCCTGGGCAACGTCTTCGACGGCACCAACGCCGACGACCTGGACGATCACAGGCCGGGCATGCGAGCCGTCAAGGAACTCGGCATCGTAAGCCCGCTCCTTGCCGCCGGGCTGGCCAAGGCCGATATCCGGCGGCTGTCCCGGGAACTGGGCCTGCCCGGCTGGGACCGGCCGGCCGGAGCCTGCCTGCTCACCCGCATTCCTCATGGCGTTTCCGTCACCGAAGCCGAACTTACGCGCATCGCAGGGGGCGAGGAGTTCCTGCGGGGCATCGGCTTTCCCGAGGCACGGCTTCGCAGCCACGGCGAACTGGCCCGCATCGAGGTGGCCCCGGACCACGTCGCCGCCCTCGTTGCCGCAAGCGCCACCCACGACGTGGACGACAAGCTCAAACGCCTGGGCTACCGTCACGTGACCGTGGATCTTTCCGGCTACCGCATGGGCAGCCTCAACGAACAACCCAACCAGGACCCGAAAATGTCCTGA